A DNA window from Hydractinia symbiolongicarpus strain clone_291-10 chromosome 6, HSymV2.1, whole genome shotgun sequence contains the following coding sequences:
- the LOC130648278 gene encoding tigger transposable element-derived protein 6-like — protein MHEQVNNKSFIQVGICFIFYFRHNVTFKTVVGESSSVQPDMIASWFETTLPTLLTNYKLEDIYNADEFGLFYQCLPNKTYHYKSEKCSGGKNSKVRITGLAAANAVGDKLPMFVIGKSKKPRCFKNVTSLPCRYRAQKKSWMDSSLFEEWVREIDAMFLKEGRKIVLIIDNCPAHPDVGGLSNIKLIFLPPNTTSVSQPMDQGVIRCLKSLYRQNLVNMMIQNLEKGKDLPKVSILRALQILVSSWDKVKKETIVNCFKKSKIFKKAQQNATDDIDDPFKQLEKDLTQLRAIDDTIIPADLSARDVVDIDQDLTTIENPVTDEEILESVRPSTDENDEEHDENADVIEVFDEPVSKPTKSEINTAVETLQNACLFTDDGNDMQRLLLRFEDLFLKSEMKNKKQTSILSFFDQK, from the coding sequence ATGCACGAACAGGTTAACAATAAATCTTTTATACAAGTcggtatttgttttattttctatttcaggCACAATGTAACGTTCAAGACGGTCGTTGGTGAAAGCAGTTCTGTTCAACCTGATATGATAGCATCTTGGTTTGAAACCACTTTACCAACATTATTAACTAACTACAAACTAGAAGATATTTACAATGCCGACGAATTCGGTCTCTTCTACCAATGCTTGCCAAATAAAACGTATCACTACAAATCCGAAAAATGCTCTGGGGGTAAAAATAGCAAAGTCCGAATTACCGGGCTTGCAGCTGCCAATGCTGTCGGAGATAAACTACCAATGTTTGTGATTGGTAAATCGAAGAAACCAAGGTGCTTCAAAAATGTAACATCCCTACCCTGCAGGTACAGAGCGCAGAAGAAGAGTTGGATGGACAGCTCTCTTTTTGAAGAGTGGGTGCGAGAAATCGATGCAATGTTTCTAAAAGAAGGTCGAAAGATAGTCTTGATCATCGATAATTGTCCCGCTCACCCTGATGTCGGTGGACTGTCCAAcattaaattgattttcttaCCTCCAAATACAACTTCTGTGTCACAACCGATGGACCAAGGTGTCATAAGATGTCTTAAGTCTCTTTATCGCCAAAACTTGGTCAACATGATGATTCAAAACCTAGAAAAAGGCAAAGATCTTCCAAAAGTTTCAATTCTGCGTGCTCTTCAAATACTTGTTTCGTCGTGGGACAAAGTGAAGAAAGAAACCATCGTAAATTGCTTCAAGAAATCAAAGATTTTCAAGAAAGCTCAACAGAATGCAACTGATGATATTGATGATCCATTTAAACAACTGGAGAAAGATCTCACACAACTGCGTGCCATTGACGATACCATTATTCCTGCTGATCTCTCGGCCCGTGATGTTGTCGATATTGACCAAGATTTGACCACAATCGAAAATCCCGTGACTGATGAAGAAATCCTTGAGTCGGTACGGCCAAGTACAGATGAGAATGACGAGGAGCATGATGAAAATGCcgatgtcatcgaggtgtttgaTGAGCCAGTGAGCAAGCCAACAAAATCAGAAATAAACACTGCAGTGGAGACTTTACAAAATGCTTGTCTATTCACTGATGATGGAAATGACATGCAACGCCTCCTGCTTCGCTTTGAAGATTTGTttcttaaaagtgaaatgaaaaACAAGAAGCAAACTAGTATTTTGAGCTTTTTCGATCAAAAATAA
- the LOC130648279 gene encoding uncharacterized protein LOC130648279 yields the protein MKYARYVEPPLSRTLAISNFSFGPLGVRDNERRLDAKKRFYTSLNMNNIFDKKKFWKNVKPIFSNKCVKDAIQVIVENDQIIREKEHIANIINDHFVNVTNSLNIDGILHENYNGIKKVFENVIKNYEQHQQNKSGPKGAIPPCFLKHYVDVHGEHLNKLFKKSIVDEVFPGALKLADICPLSKNGDRSSKLNYRPIYEFIDSKLSPLLSGFRKGFSSQHVLLYLIESWRKDLDKGNAVGPLLMDLSKAFDCVDHYLLIAKLHATTFSKSALVLLRSYLTNKFQRVRIDGYFSLWKEIINGVPQDDNTFYTYGKQFEEIKLCLESAFSTVSTWFSNNGLQLNSEKCKLLILEKPKNKDFLSFRQHVLPLCKKANAKINALKRMSPYMSNYKRNVIANSFIYSIFIYCPLIWSIHSRENRLLRDRVESIFMKSSAETC from the exons aTGAAATACGCTCGTTATGTCGAACCTCCGCTATCTCGAACGCtcgctatctcgaacttttctttCGGTCCCTTGggagttcgagataacgagcgtcgact AGAcgcaaaaaaaaggttttacacATCACTAAATATGAACAacatatttgataaaaaaaagttctgGAAAAATGTAAAACCGATATTTTCTAACAAATGCGTAAAAGATGCAATCCAAGTAATAGTTGAAAATGATCAAATAATTCGTGAAAAAGAACATATAGCAAATATAATAAATGATCATTTTGTTAATGTCACGAATTCTTTGAATATTGATGGAATTTTGCACGAAAACTATAACggtattaaaaaagtttttgaaaacgtcATCAAGAATTACGAACAGCATCAGC aaaacaaatccgGTCCGAAAGGAGCAATTCCACCGTGTTTCCTCAAACATTACGTCGATGTGCACGGAGAACATCTCAACAAGCTGTTTAAGAAATCTATTGTCGATGAAGTTTTCCCTGGAGCATTGAAATTGGCTGATATTTGTCCACTATCTAAAAACGGAGATcgttcatcaaaattgaattatcGTCCT ATTTATGAATTTATTGATAGTAAATTATCACCTCTTTTGTCAGGTTTTCGTAAGGGTTTTAGCAGCCAGCATGTTTTGCTTTACTTGATAGAATCGTGGCGAAAAGATCTTGATAAAGGAAATGCTGTAGGGCCGCTATTGATGGATTTGAGTAAAGCATTTGATTGTGTGGATCATTATCTGTTAATAGCGAAACTACATGCTACTACATTCTCAAAAAGTGCTTTAGTTCTTTTAAGGAGTTATCTCACCAATAAGTTTCAAAGAGTCAGAATTGATGGCTATTTCAGCTTGTGGAAAGAGATTATTAAtggtgttccacaag ATGACAATACATTTTATAcatatggaaaacaatttgaggaGATAAAGTTATGTTTAGAAAGTGCCTTTTCAACTGTTAGCACATGGTTTTCCAATAACGGGCTTCAGTTAAATTCTGAGAAGTGCAAACTGCTCATTCTGGAAAAAccaaaaaacaaagatttt CTTTCTTTTAGGCAACATGTTCTTCCATTATGTAAAAAGGCTAATGCCAAGATCAATGCCCTAAAACGTATGTCACCATATATGTCTAATTATAAGCGAAATGTTATTgctaattcatttatttatagcaTATTTATTTACTGCCCTCTTATATGGAGCATTCATAGTAGAGAAAATAGACTTTTACGCGACAGAGTTGAATCAATATTCATGAAAAGTTCTGCCGAAACTTGTTAA